The Anguilla rostrata isolate EN2019 chromosome 2, ASM1855537v3, whole genome shotgun sequence genome contains the following window.
AAGGAATTACACTGTACATTGAAAAGGAATTTTTTACACGTACAAAATAGTTAgaggttataaaaaaaaaaaagaagcagttcCAGGTAGCCtcagtcactgtgctgtatttttACATGTCTGTTCAAAATACAATAAGGAATGCCTGGAGAACTATAAACTGCGCCAATACGAGCACTGAAAAAATGTCGGCCAACCGCCTTCTATTCACTCCttaaactcaaaataaaaaagtatgtgGAAAACGGAAACAGGATGGTCTGTCTCCAAAATTATGaagatgttttttaatgaggaaTTATCAGGTTATTCCCTGAAATTAAATGGACATTCTCACACTCAGTGTATAaagtaaattatgttttcatgaAACATTATGAGTACATTTGtcaggcatactatgcaggatttttaccttgaaaatgtaattaagtgAAAAAGCTCAGGCAGGGGTTCCCATTATGCTGATTGCAACCGACCAGTCGATCGCAGGGCCCAGCAGGTAGATcgccatttcattaaaaaaatgcatcagttaaaattcaaattcttcctgttttcatccCCCTTCCCTACATCTTCTGCCTGACAAGTACACTTGATTGACTTTAAATGTAGCCAACCTGCTGCTGTTTAGAACTGTTACATTAAGTGTGTCCATTCATGATATAGACACAATTGTGCACTCAATTTCATGGTATGGTCACGTAAAGGTCCAGTATAGCAGCAATATAGCAACACGATAACATGCATTTGCTTTCAATATCCGACAGATGATGGTGTGAATCTGTGAATTTGTCCAGATATGATTCTGGTCTAAtgattttcaataaaatgtggTGTATAGTTTTCCATGATAGTAACAAACTTGCAATTGGCGCAGGGCAATCGTGGTGGTGACACGATCAGCTCCATTTTAGGTTTCGCTTTCAATATCCGATGGGTAATGGTGTTTTAAATCTAAACTGGCATTTTAGTTTGTCCAGATGTGACGCTGGTCTAACaattttacttttatgccaatacagctAGCCTACAATTCCACTTGATTTTAGAAATAGAAACTACACACATGGTCCTGGAAAACTTAGGCTAGTTCAGCTGGGAGCTCTGACCAACACTATCGCTCTactacacacacatcaaaaacaaacaaacaaacaaaaaaaccgtCGGCTTACGGTTGTAcgcaatgtttatttttttaattaattgtccaaaaataaaattgtttgatTAGCTTAAAATTATAGACATGTTGCACGCAATTACAAGGTGTAAATTTAAAGTAGACATTGGGTGGGCTTCTAGGACTTTTCACCTGAATTAATTCTACGGGGGGCATTTAAATGACTTGCGGTCaaaaagtgtttatttaaacCAGAACTTGTGCTGTAACACttgtcacactgaatgcatTTGTGCGGCTTTTCACCTGTGTGACTTCTCTGGTGGATATTTAACTTGTATATCGTGGAAAAGCACTTCCCGCACTGAGGGCACGTATAGGATTTTTCATCTGTATGAATAATCTTGTGGCAATTTAAAGCACTTGATTGGGAAAAATACTTCCCACACTGattacatttgtagggcttttcacctgtatgaattctcaggtgtatACTTAATTCAGAACttgaaataaagcatttctcacactgtgtacacttgtatggcttttcaccggtatgaattctcaggtgtgtATTCAAGGAAGATTTCGTATTAAAACACTTGTCACAATCCGTACACTTGTACGGCATTTcgcctgtatgaattctcagatGTACATTTAAAGAAGAATTTGACctaaaacacttcccacactgaatGCATTTGCAGGGTTTTTCACcagtatgaattctctggtggatatttaaatttgatattgtggaaaagcacttcccacagtGAGGACATTTGTTGGGATTTTCATCTGTATGAATCATCCTGTGGCAATTTAAAGCACTTgtttgggaaaaacacttcccacaaacagtacatttgtagggcttttcacccgtatgaattctctggtggctAATTAAATTACACCTTTGGGAAAAGCATTTCCCACATTGTGTACACTTGtggggcttttcacctgtatgaattctcaagTGGCTACTTAAATTAGATATTGTGGAAAAGCATTTCCCACACTGGGGACatttgttggcattttcaccAGTATGAATCATCCTATGGCAATTTAAAGCACTTGTTTGGGAAAAACACATCCCACACTGATTACATTTGTAAGGCTTTTCACCCGTATGAATTCTCCAGTGGCTATTTAAACGACGCATTtgggaaaagcacttcccacattcagtacatttgtatggcttttcacctgtatgaattctcaggtgtaaATTCAAATCAGATTTTCTGCTAAACCCCTTCTGACACTGTGGACACTTGtttggcttttcacctgtatgaatttcCATTTCAACTGTACTTTTCTGGCCAATTCTGGTtagattattttcattgtttgtgtCACAGTGATTATTTAAGTCAGCAGAAGTCAGCAGATCATGaatttcttctgttttacaGTTTGGGTTTGGCTCTCCTGCACAGTGCCATGGTTCAGTCTGCTCTTTGTGACCAACACCAGCTCCAGTCTTCACAGTATTCATGAGATCACTCACTAAACTTTCACTGGATTCACACTTCAATGGATCAGatttaatattaatacaatCAATATCCTGTAAGTTACTGATGTGTTCGGCCTTAAGGTATCCTCCATCATCAGTCtctgttttgatttggtcaGGGTGCAGATTGGTTATATACCCCAGATCTGTACTGTCTAGGTTCTCGGTCTTAAAAAGATCCCCAATTTGAGTCAAACCCaaatcagtttctgttttaatcagtggtgtgtgtgtatggtgtacatcact
Protein-coding sequences here:
- the LOC135249416 gene encoding zinc finger protein ZFP2-like, producing MAGLSTLEPECVTAHSGVSDVHHTHTPLIKTETDLGLTQIGDLFKTENLDSTDLGYITNLHPDQIKTETDDGGYLKAEHISNLQDIDCINIKSDPLKCESSESLVSDLMNTVKTGAGVGHKEQTEPWHCAGEPNPNCKTEEIHDLLTSADLNNHCDTNNENNLTRIGQKSTVEMEIHTGEKPNKCPQCQKGFSRKSDLNLHLRIHTGEKPYKCTECGKCFSQMRRLNSHWRIHTGEKPYKCNQCGMCFSQTSALNCHRMIHTGENANKCPQCGKCFSTISNLSSHLRIHTGEKPHKCTQCGKCFSQRCNLISHQRIHTGEKPYKCTVCGKCFSQTSALNCHRMIHTDENPNKCPHCGKCFSTISNLNIHQRIHTGEKPCKCIQCGKCFRSNSSLNVHLRIHTGEMPYKCTDCDKCFNTKSSLNTHLRIHTGEKPYKCTQCEKCFISSSELSIHLRIHTGEKPYKCNQCGKYFSQSSALNCHKIIHTDEKSYTCPQCGKCFSTIYKLNIHQRSHTGEKPHKCIQCDKCYSTSSGLNKHFLTASHLNAPRRINSGEKS